Proteins from a genomic interval of Phyllopteryx taeniolatus isolate TA_2022b chromosome 3, UOR_Ptae_1.2, whole genome shotgun sequence:
- the riok2 gene encoding serine/threonine-protein kinase RIO2: MGKLNVVVLRYLSRDDFRVLTAVEMGMKNHEIVPVSLLSSIASLKHGGCNKILRELVKHKLVAYERTKTVQGYRLNFGGYDYLALKTLSARDVIASVGNQMGVGKESDIYIVASPDGEQYALKLHRLGRTSFRNLKNKRDYHKHRKNMSWLYLSRLSAMKEFAYMKALYDRGFPVPKPVDYNRHAVVMELINGYPLCQVHELQDTPALYSEFMELIVKLANHGLIHGDFNEFNLMLNDQDHITVIDFPQMVSTSHPNAEWYFDRDVKCIRDFFARRYSYESELFPTFKDIRRSSSLDVEVSASGFTKDLEEDAAVLHPAGPEGEQDDEEEDSDKEETGEEVETEEQSVDVNAYKNAIMELQGLQVSDTNGDGDEEEQGERGDEEEETNGDARSLDKTANDLEEELADDFPELSDLSASNKEFKPFRDSESLLQMAEHRRRRTDSDVTMGSTGSCSTIPPDVVRQKVRRQLTKQQKSAQRRRLQKGEANLVTKSRRENEYNVRSSLESATFWG; encoded by the exons ATGGGAAAGCTAAATGTGGTGGTGTTGAGATACTTGTCTCGAGATGACTTCCGGGTGCTCACAGCG GTTGAGATGGGGATGAAGAACCATGAGATTGTTCCAGTGAGTCTCCTCTCCTCCATTGCCAGCCTCAAACACGGCGGCTGCAACAAGATCCTCCGAGAGCTCGTCAAACATAAGCTTGTGGCCTACGAACGCACCAAGA CCGTGCAAGGTTACAGGTTGAACTTCGGAGGATATGACTACCTGGCGCTCAAGACCTTGTCTGCCAGAGATGTGATCGCTTCAGTTGGAAACCAAATGGGAGTAGGGAAAGAGTCAG ATATTTATATTGTAGCAAGTCCAGATGGGGAACAGTACGCTCTGAAGCTTCACAGATTGGGTCGCACTTCCTTCAGGAACCTAAAGAATAAGAGAGATTACcacaagcacaggaagaacatgtcTTGGCTCTACCTCTCTCGCCTCTCTGCCATGAAGGAGTTTGCCTACATGAAG GCACTCTATGACCGAGGCTTCCCTGTCCCCAAGCCTGTGGACTACAACAGACACGCAGTCGTAATGGAGCTCATCAATGGATATCCGCT GTGTCAGGTGCACGAGCTCCAAGATACACCCGCCCTGTACAGCGAGTTCATGGAGCTCATCGTTAAGCTGGCCAACCACGGCCTGATTCACGGAGACTTTAACGAGTTCAATCTGATGCTAAACGACCAGGACCACATTACGGTGATCGACTTCCCTCAGATGGTATCCACCTCGCACCCAAATGCTGAATG GTATTTCGATCGAGATGTCAAATGCATAAGAGATTTCTTTGCAAGACGATATAGCTATGAGAGCGAGCTGTTCCCAACCTTCAAAGATATCAG acGCTCAAGTTCTCTCGATGTCGAGGTCTCAGCGAGCGGTTTCACCAAAGATCTGGAGGAAGATGCTGCAGTACTCCACCCAGCTGGACCGGAGGGAGAGCAAGACGACGAGGAAGAGGACAGCGACAAAGAGGAGACTGGCGAGGAAGTTGAAACGGAAGAGCAAAGTGTGGATGTGAATGCCTACAAGAATGCAATTATGGAACTCCAGGGCCTGCAGGTCAGCGACACAAATGGTGACGGGGATGAAGAGGAACAGGGTGAAAGAggggatgaagaggaggagacaAATGGTGACGCTAGAAGCCTTGACAAGACAGCGAATGACTTGGAGGAGGAGTTGGCGGATGATTTCCCCGAACTGTCAGACCTTTCTGCATCGAACAAAGAGTTCAAACCTTTCAG AGACTCAGAGAGCCTTCTACAGATGGCAGagcacaggaggaggaggacagacAGTGACGTCACGATGGGCAGCACAGGAAGCTGCTCAACCATCCCACCG GATGTGGTCCGTCAGAAAGTGCGGAGACAGCTCACCAAGCAACAGAAGTCTGCGCAAAGGAGACGTCTGCAGAAGGGCGAAGCCAACTTGGTGACCAAATCTCGACGAGAGAATGAATACAACGTCAGGTCTAGTTTGGAGAGCGCCACCTTCTGGGGATGA
- the LOC133475375 gene encoding protein limb expression 1-like isoform X1, with the protein MMGGSPHSWAAPLREGPSQLIGSGSNKVRWPETSGLPHLSMTMNKVEDEDGIVSRFSPKDFNVVALLHNFWEQKQVDHTDGSSAGSDGCVADTAGQVESLLLYESAASPGPPFVCYVTLPGGSCFGNYKLCTSQAEARRDAARVALMNSLVNELPCRRICPQFIAQSLQQATIDSDVSIEDANDSSTHIGTYSLLLHSYMGRTMLEFQEMMTVFQLLHWNGTLKALRERQCSRQSVIGYYTRRGLDEYTRSSMALDWLGREQGSPGQLGAELQVAQRELLLARRRGIELRFYKEKMVILTLALSQAYIHHTPEGHIQAHDNKEDQLLSRDREVPVTPSCSPSPSLREHACAAVCEDCGRNVPSDRYSTCSLCTHMRSPKQIVFQDT; encoded by the exons ATGATGGGAGGGTCTCCGCATTCCTGGGCTGCACCTCTGCGTGAGGGGCCCTCTCAGCTAATTGGCAGCGGGAGTAACAAAG TGAGATGGCCTGAGACAAGTGGTCTGCCTCATTTGTCAATGACGATGAATAAAGTGGAAGATGAGGACGGTATCGTGTCCCGCTTCAGCCCCAAAGACT TCAACGTCGTAGCTTTGCTCCATAACTTCTGGGAGCAGAAGCAGGTGGATCACACGGATGGCTCTTCGGCTGGATCAGACGGCTGTGTGGCGGACACAGCGGGCCAGGTGGAGAGCCTGCTCCTGTACGAATCTGCCGCTTCCCCAGGTCCTCCCTTTGTCTGCTACGTAACACTCCCAGGAGGAAGTTGCTTTGGGAACTATAAG ttgtGTACCAGTCAGGCAGAGGCCCGTCGAGATGCTGCCCGAGTGGCTCTGATGAACTCGCTTGTCAATGAGCTGCCTTGTCGACGCATCTGCCCTCAGTTCATCGCTCAGAGTTTGCAGCAGGCCACCATAGACAGCGAT GTTTCTATCGAAGATGCAAATGATTCAAGCACACACATTGGAACATATAGTCTGCTTCTTCACTCTTACATGGGAAGGACCATGCTGGAGTTCCAG GAGATGATGACAGTTTTTCAGTTGTTGCACTGGAATGGAACATTAAAAGCTCTGAGAGAAAGGCAATGCTCTCGCCAG AGTGTGATTGGCTATTACACTCGGCGTGGCCTTGACGAGTACACGCGCAGCAGCATGGCTCTGGACTGGCTCGGGCGGGAGCAGGGGTCACCTGGCCAACTGGGTGCGGAGCTGCAGGTGGCACAAAgggagctgctgttggccagGCGCCGAGGCATCGAACTCCGCTTTTACAAGGAGAAGATGGTCATCCTCACCTTGGCTCTCAGTCAAGCATATATTCACCACACACCTGAGGGTCACATCCAGGCACATGATAACAAGGAGGATCAGCTGCTCTCCCGTGATAGAGAAGTACCGGTAACGCCATCCTGCAGTCCATCTCCATCCCTCCGTGAACACGCATGTGCAGCAGTTTGTGAAGATTGTGGCAGGAATGTTCCCTCCGATCGTTACTCAACCTGCTCACTTTGCACACACATGCGTTCACCAAAGCAGATTGTATTTCAGGATACatga
- the LOC133475375 gene encoding protein limb expression 1-like isoform X2 — protein sequence MMGGSPHSWAAPLREGPSQLIGSGSNKVRWPETSGLPHLSMTMNKVEDEDGIVSRFSPKDFNVVALLHNFWEQKQVDHTDGSSAGSDGCVADTAGQVESLLLYESAASPGPPFVCYVTLPGGSCFGNYKVSIEDANDSSTHIGTYSLLLHSYMGRTMLEFQEMMTVFQLLHWNGTLKALRERQCSRQSVIGYYTRRGLDEYTRSSMALDWLGREQGSPGQLGAELQVAQRELLLARRRGIELRFYKEKMVILTLALSQAYIHHTPEGHIQAHDNKEDQLLSRDREVPVTPSCSPSPSLREHACAAVCEDCGRNVPSDRYSTCSLCTHMRSPKQIVFQDT from the exons ATGATGGGAGGGTCTCCGCATTCCTGGGCTGCACCTCTGCGTGAGGGGCCCTCTCAGCTAATTGGCAGCGGGAGTAACAAAG TGAGATGGCCTGAGACAAGTGGTCTGCCTCATTTGTCAATGACGATGAATAAAGTGGAAGATGAGGACGGTATCGTGTCCCGCTTCAGCCCCAAAGACT TCAACGTCGTAGCTTTGCTCCATAACTTCTGGGAGCAGAAGCAGGTGGATCACACGGATGGCTCTTCGGCTGGATCAGACGGCTGTGTGGCGGACACAGCGGGCCAGGTGGAGAGCCTGCTCCTGTACGAATCTGCCGCTTCCCCAGGTCCTCCCTTTGTCTGCTACGTAACACTCCCAGGAGGAAGTTGCTTTGGGAACTATAAG GTTTCTATCGAAGATGCAAATGATTCAAGCACACACATTGGAACATATAGTCTGCTTCTTCACTCTTACATGGGAAGGACCATGCTGGAGTTCCAG GAGATGATGACAGTTTTTCAGTTGTTGCACTGGAATGGAACATTAAAAGCTCTGAGAGAAAGGCAATGCTCTCGCCAG AGTGTGATTGGCTATTACACTCGGCGTGGCCTTGACGAGTACACGCGCAGCAGCATGGCTCTGGACTGGCTCGGGCGGGAGCAGGGGTCACCTGGCCAACTGGGTGCGGAGCTGCAGGTGGCACAAAgggagctgctgttggccagGCGCCGAGGCATCGAACTCCGCTTTTACAAGGAGAAGATGGTCATCCTCACCTTGGCTCTCAGTCAAGCATATATTCACCACACACCTGAGGGTCACATCCAGGCACATGATAACAAGGAGGATCAGCTGCTCTCCCGTGATAGAGAAGTACCGGTAACGCCATCCTGCAGTCCATCTCCATCCCTCCGTGAACACGCATGTGCAGCAGTTTGTGAAGATTGTGGCAGGAATGTTCCCTCCGATCGTTACTCAACCTGCTCACTTTGCACACACATGCGTTCACCAAAGCAGATTGTATTTCAGGATACatga